A genomic window from Massilia sp. METH4 includes:
- a CDS encoding SH3 domain-containing protein, with protein sequence MTLPTLADHHGALAYALGLALTLVLAAFLTPERWWRRPTARGLAILGGGAWACGALLLHAAGTPAAQAEDMRTASMQADVPAQHPSAHLPVAGQRYRVHRDLNVRNAAGVGSARQAVVPAGSYVIPTGEHAGDWWRIRYDGPGAGSVGWASSLWLRRAAE encoded by the coding sequence ATGACACTGCCGACCCTGGCCGACCATCACGGCGCCCTCGCCTACGCGCTCGGCCTGGCGCTGACGCTGGTGCTGGCCGCCTTTCTCACGCCGGAGCGCTGGTGGCGCCGGCCGACGGCGCGCGGCCTGGCGATTCTCGGCGGCGGCGCGTGGGCATGCGGCGCGCTGCTGCTGCACGCGGCTGGCACGCCGGCGGCGCAGGCCGAGGACATGCGGACCGCCAGCATGCAAGCTGACGTGCCGGCGCAACATCCATCCGCCCATCTGCCGGTGGCCGGCCAGCGCTACCGGGTGCACCGCGACCTGAACGTGCGCAACGCGGCAGGCGTGGGCTCGGCGCGGCAAGCCGTGGTGCCCGCCGGGTCGTACGTCATCCCCACCGGCGAACATGCCGGCGACTGGTGGCGCATCCGCTATGACGGCCCTGGCGCCGGCTCGGTGGGCTGGGCCAGCAGCCTGTGGCTGCGCAGGGCGGCCGAATAG
- a CDS encoding FHA domain-containing protein, whose translation MNTCRNTEHPHCTFWVAPGQHVCEGGHGQPAAAPVNACATMQGNATAGTQPPAPQAATSSYELLSAMRNARAVPGGVQAPAAEPAAKPIGNYATPIRVRPQLHISGFDPRAAGGRQTLKMELRGMPNECAPQLAIRLSSELIRNGASNQQFVRSVDGDWRPVFVEFSSRDREHGQYQIHAEVLSRQPGQAVRKWECTFVILVPRLDATLTEIHRIFLSTHKNVRVMADDASIARVSAQGMQGACSMDIDVTARNAGIAHLDLGAPQGKIDLGFSTIAWDEDLIEIDMPHTGPAHPHPSRAATFVNAAPEAGAQRHIRLFAQGECVFGRMEIVDPEADVLLNHYGPDGIDTAGLTRRLSGRHAVIRRGTLGFEIEDVSRYGVLLDGVWPGKHKPVPLRLGMRIELSASIKGIAVLEVTALMPHGVILHRIDEGARAECFVVLAPDTHPGYPLRRMQAAPVAAALPLLFHHDGGFWHLDAVTGKETALGPSAQLDKLSRVPAHTRFAADPYPESYIIRTGGVACETVAGEMHTA comes from the coding sequence ATGAACACTTGCCGCAACACCGAACACCCGCACTGCACCTTCTGGGTCGCGCCGGGTCAGCACGTCTGCGAGGGTGGCCACGGCCAGCCCGCGGCCGCGCCGGTGAACGCCTGCGCGACCATGCAGGGCAACGCGACCGCCGGCACGCAGCCGCCGGCACCACAGGCCGCGACGTCGAGCTACGAGCTGCTGTCGGCCATGCGCAATGCGCGCGCCGTGCCGGGTGGTGTCCAAGCCCCCGCCGCGGAGCCGGCGGCCAAGCCCATTGGCAATTACGCAACGCCGATCCGCGTGCGGCCGCAGCTGCACATCAGCGGCTTCGACCCCCGCGCGGCCGGCGGCCGCCAGACGCTGAAGATGGAATTGCGCGGCATGCCGAACGAGTGCGCGCCGCAGCTGGCGATCCGCCTGTCGTCGGAACTGATCCGTAACGGCGCGTCGAACCAGCAGTTCGTGCGCTCGGTCGACGGCGACTGGCGCCCCGTATTCGTCGAGTTTTCCTCGCGCGACCGCGAGCATGGCCAGTACCAGATCCATGCCGAGGTGCTGAGCCGCCAGCCCGGCCAGGCGGTGCGCAAGTGGGAGTGCACGTTCGTCATCCTCGTGCCGCGCCTGGATGCCACGCTGACCGAGATCCACCGCATCTTCCTGTCCACGCACAAGAACGTGCGCGTGATGGCGGACGACGCGTCGATCGCGCGGGTCAGCGCCCAGGGCATGCAGGGCGCCTGCAGCATGGACATCGACGTCACCGCCCGCAATGCGGGCATCGCGCACCTGGACCTGGGCGCGCCGCAGGGCAAGATCGACCTGGGCTTTTCGACCATCGCCTGGGACGAGGACCTGATCGAGATCGACATGCCGCACACGGGCCCGGCCCACCCGCACCCGAGCCGCGCCGCCACGTTCGTGAACGCGGCGCCGGAAGCGGGCGCGCAGCGCCATATCCGCCTGTTCGCGCAGGGCGAGTGCGTGTTCGGCCGCATGGAGATCGTCGACCCGGAAGCGGACGTGCTGCTCAATCACTACGGCCCGGACGGCATCGACACCGCCGGCCTCACGCGCCGCCTGTCCGGCCGCCACGCGGTGATCCGCCGCGGCACGCTGGGCTTCGAGATCGAGGACGTGTCGCGCTATGGCGTCCTGCTCGACGGCGTCTGGCCCGGCAAGCACAAGCCGGTGCCGCTGCGCCTCGGCATGAGGATCGAACTGTCGGCCAGCATCAAGGGCATCGCCGTGCTCGAGGTGACGGCGCTCATGCCGCACGGCGTGATCCTGCACCGCATCGACGAAGGGGCACGCGCCGAGTGCTTCGTCGTGCTGGCGCCGGACACGCATCCCGGCTACCCGCTGCGCCGCATGCAGGCCGCGCCGGTCGCCGCCGCGCTGCCGCTGCTGTTCCACCACGACGGGGGCTTCTGGCACCTCGACGCCGTGACCGGCAAGGAAACCGCGCTCGGCCCCAGCGCGCAGCTCGACAAGTTGAGCCGGGTGCCGGCGCACACCCGCTTCGCGGCGGATCCTTATCCGGAGAGTTACATCATCCGCACGGGCGGCGTGGCTTGCGAAACGGTGGCTGGGGAAATGCACACCGCCTGA
- a CDS encoding FtsW/RodA/SpoVE family cell cycle protein, translating into MTAPASQGLLFRLLLALLAALFGLQLFALLRAPAMWLPSAIAIRLERTGTATLEAAQLAAVGAPGTRLVFSRGADGAWRVRASGPARPVLRRNGSDDRLGTADPATLRSFGIGAHRFAVLPAASGQLAFTDGATRWRFDGATVFRDGAAQPQCPGAPWSAHAVALWNRAVPQALSIARPLVFGGNLHCGNRVGLVGVESGGQVARHGDGLVLGGQTSMQADGASLGDDERALAGVGALTVGRTHYAIALHDGTLTLTPARRVALHAVAEMTLPPQATWQWRQRALWQAPAAMWLATGAPALALFAAARLGREPARRRGNILGPLADMRRQRSALAPFARRLRAPAAALVLAAGCAALLFQRGGEPPSAGCSLLLAACAVGAWFMPTGRVPPPAAAALLLIGAGLLCQLNLGLAGMDTGWLRYYGKTAALLAIGSGAIALWRLYPAAVSQRRIEWLLAAAAACTLLLLAAQVVWGDETGVFDMQPVEGAKLVLTLLTAHCLALRMGWRADHREQPGHGARWLRLIAPALLFLALLGCALVQVDDYSPLILLLLWTGAMTFAYALTARRWLAAGLLGCVVLSGIAIVAALRTGGPEHVPASFYGDRFQVWLEPARHPHTGQQVQEGAAAIAAGGWLGSDGMFGLATLGQAGGGVMALPAVQDDFAPAFLLHRHGLLAALALWCAQAALVAGLVAAAVRLGRAGATARGFRQAWLLRLQAFTLCGGAAFVAGHLLLSWGTNLAILPVMGQPMSFLSAGGSHLLFFLLPLLGMTIHVGSPQE; encoded by the coding sequence ATGACGGCGCCGGCGAGCCAGGGGCTCCTGTTCAGGTTGCTGCTCGCGCTGCTGGCCGCGCTGTTCGGGCTCCAGCTGTTCGCACTGTTGCGGGCCCCGGCCATGTGGCTGCCCTCCGCCATCGCGATCCGCCTGGAGCGGACCGGCACCGCCACGCTGGAAGCGGCGCAGCTCGCGGCCGTCGGCGCGCCGGGCACGCGCCTCGTGTTCAGCCGCGGCGCCGATGGCGCCTGGCGCGTCCGTGCATCGGGTCCGGCACGGCCCGTGCTGAGGCGCAACGGCAGCGACGACCGCCTGGGCACCGCCGACCCGGCCACGCTGCGCAGCTTCGGGATCGGCGCGCACCGGTTCGCCGTGCTGCCGGCCGCGTCTGGCCAGCTGGCGTTTACCGATGGGGCGACGCGCTGGCGTTTCGATGGCGCGACCGTCTTTCGCGATGGCGCAGCACAGCCGCAATGCCCCGGCGCGCCGTGGTCCGCGCATGCGGTGGCGCTGTGGAACCGCGCCGTGCCGCAGGCGTTGTCGATCGCGCGGCCGCTCGTCTTCGGCGGCAACCTCCATTGCGGCAATCGGGTCGGCCTGGTCGGTGTCGAGAGCGGCGGCCAGGTCGCGCGCCATGGCGACGGACTCGTGCTGGGGGGACAGACAAGCATGCAGGCTGACGGCGCCAGCCTGGGCGACGACGAGCGTGCGCTCGCCGGCGTCGGCGCGCTGACTGTCGGCCGGACGCATTACGCCATCGCGCTGCACGATGGCACCTTGACCCTGACCCCGGCGCGCCGCGTGGCCCTGCACGCGGTGGCGGAAATGACACTGCCGCCACAGGCCACGTGGCAATGGCGGCAGCGCGCGCTGTGGCAGGCGCCTGCCGCGATGTGGCTGGCGACGGGCGCCCCCGCGCTGGCTCTGTTCGCGGCAGCCCGGCTGGGCCGGGAGCCCGCCCGCCGGCGCGGCAATATCCTGGGACCGCTTGCCGACATGCGCCGGCAACGCTCGGCCCTGGCGCCGTTCGCCCGGCGCCTGCGGGCACCGGCCGCGGCGCTCGTGCTCGCGGCCGGGTGCGCCGCCCTGCTGTTCCAGCGTGGCGGCGAGCCGCCCTCGGCCGGCTGCTCGCTGTTGCTGGCCGCCTGCGCGGTGGGCGCGTGGTTCATGCCCACCGGCCGCGTCCCGCCGCCCGCCGCGGCGGCACTGCTGCTGATCGGCGCCGGCCTGCTGTGCCAGCTGAATTTGGGCCTGGCCGGCATGGACACCGGCTGGCTGCGCTACTACGGCAAGACGGCGGCGCTGCTGGCGATCGGCAGCGGCGCGATCGCCTTGTGGCGCCTGTATCCGGCGGCCGTCTCGCAGCGCCGCATCGAATGGCTGCTGGCCGCAGCGGCCGCATGCACGTTGCTGCTGCTGGCCGCGCAGGTCGTGTGGGGCGACGAGACGGGCGTGTTCGACATGCAGCCGGTGGAAGGGGCCAAGCTCGTGCTCACGCTCCTCACCGCGCACTGCCTGGCATTGCGCATGGGCTGGCGCGCGGATCATCGCGAACAGCCGGGCCACGGGGCGCGCTGGCTGCGGCTGATCGCGCCGGCCCTGCTGTTCCTGGCGCTGCTCGGCTGCGCGCTCGTGCAGGTGGACGATTACTCGCCGCTGATCCTGCTGCTGCTGTGGACCGGAGCAATGACGTTTGCCTACGCGCTGACCGCGCGGCGCTGGCTCGCCGCCGGCCTGCTGGGCTGCGTCGTGCTGTCCGGCATTGCCATCGTCGCGGCGCTGCGCACCGGCGGGCCCGAACACGTGCCGGCCTCGTTCTACGGCGATCGCTTCCAGGTGTGGCTGGAGCCGGCACGGCATCCGCACACGGGGCAGCAAGTGCAGGAAGGCGCGGCCGCCATCGCCGCCGGCGGCTGGCTGGGCAGCGACGGCATGTTCGGCCTGGCCACGCTCGGCCAGGCCGGCGGCGGCGTGATGGCACTGCCGGCCGTGCAGGACGACTTCGCGCCGGCGTTCCTGCTGCACCGCCACGGCCTGCTCGCTGCGCTGGCGCTGTGGTGCGCACAGGCGGCGCTGGTGGCGGGCCTCGTGGCGGCCGCGGTGCGCCTAGGTCGTGCCGGCGCCACGGCGCGCGGCTTCCGCCAGGCGTGGCTGCTGCGCCTGCAAGCGTTCACGCTGTGCGGCGGCGCGGCATTCGTGGCCGGGCACCTGTTGCTGTCCTGGGGGACGAACCTGGCGATCCTGCCGGTCATGGGCCAGCCGATGAGTTTTCTCTCCGCCGGTGGCAGCCATCTGCTGTTTTTCCTGCTCCCCCTGCTAGGGATGACCATCCATGTCGGTTCACCACAGGAGTAA
- a CDS encoding SUMF1/EgtB/PvdO family nonheme iron enzyme, whose amino-acid sequence MQTAREKIRELRALHDDGLLSAEEFERRKNAILDAEYTPGGTAPPPVPARQGTELGLMAGQEIGPQHRRYRLERLIGMGGMGQVWQATDLATHAELGHSEQVAVKILPPQLTQSPLHARLLVEEATQARRLAHDNIVRVYEWAQDPATASYFIIMECLEGRDLDAWLAEHGPVPFGEVERILRPVASALQYAWDRHRLVHRDLKPGNVFLTAQGDIKLLDFGIAARSRDSDAGLPQVPNAGTTGYRAPEIGTQQGTPSPKLDVYAVAVMIYQMLAGAMPFGADRSAQVPEQMIPAAPPGLNDAQWTVLQNGFAFDHEERFDTVTGLLDALRRAAGPSPEELAAQADAARLEAERREHERQRAQLKEAQERLHAEQRAMEQARVAEAEEQQRQALQRQMELTARRRAEAQAAAQKQLREDQARRELERQRRAEAEAAAQARKEQLRQQLLARREADAAKARAIEEEKQRKAALLKAQAAYKAEQERARRDQAARNAAELAALMPTAASPVADPSGVLRDRFLDGTAVGPDLVLIPTGRFQMGGTEHEHVVARKAGAQESWLARELPTHWVAIERSFALGRYPVTVGEWRRFVRATAWESKLGVDPQAPGFEQDDWHPVVNVSWHDAQEYVRWLSLMTGALYRLPSEAEWEYACRAGSRTAFSFGDEIGTEYANYDGHFTYGAGVRGGFRGGTSKVGSFQPNAWGLYDMHGNVWEWTADPAHDNYEGAPLDGSAWEEDGDPARRMVRGGAWLYQPRYLRSAARNGYSAVLANDVVGFRVARKLG is encoded by the coding sequence ATGCAGACGGCCAGGGAAAAGATCCGCGAACTGCGCGCGCTCCACGACGACGGCCTGCTTTCCGCCGAAGAGTTCGAGCGGCGCAAGAACGCGATCCTGGATGCCGAATACACCCCCGGCGGCACGGCGCCGCCGCCCGTGCCGGCGCGGCAGGGGACCGAACTGGGGTTGATGGCCGGCCAGGAAATCGGCCCGCAGCATCGCCGCTACCGGCTGGAACGGCTGATCGGCATGGGCGGCATGGGCCAGGTGTGGCAGGCCACCGACCTCGCCACCCACGCGGAACTGGGGCACAGCGAGCAGGTGGCGGTGAAGATCCTGCCGCCGCAGCTCACGCAAAGCCCGCTGCATGCCCGCCTCCTGGTCGAGGAAGCCACGCAGGCGCGCCGGCTGGCCCACGACAATATCGTGCGCGTCTACGAATGGGCGCAGGACCCGGCCACGGCAAGCTATTTCATCATCATGGAATGCCTGGAGGGCCGCGACCTCGACGCCTGGCTGGCCGAGCACGGCCCCGTGCCGTTCGGCGAGGTGGAACGCATCCTGCGGCCCGTGGCCAGCGCGCTGCAATACGCGTGGGACCGCCACCGCCTGGTGCACCGCGACCTCAAGCCCGGCAATGTGTTCCTCACGGCGCAGGGCGACATCAAGCTGCTGGACTTCGGCATCGCCGCGCGCTCGCGCGACAGCGACGCGGGCTTGCCGCAGGTGCCCAATGCGGGCACGACGGGCTATCGGGCCCCGGAGATCGGCACGCAGCAGGGCACGCCGTCGCCGAAGCTCGACGTGTACGCGGTGGCCGTGATGATCTACCAGATGCTGGCCGGCGCCATGCCGTTCGGCGCCGACCGCTCCGCGCAGGTTCCAGAGCAGATGATCCCCGCCGCGCCGCCCGGCTTGAACGATGCGCAATGGACCGTGCTGCAAAACGGCTTCGCCTTCGACCACGAGGAGCGCTTCGATACCGTGACCGGCCTGCTGGACGCGCTGCGGCGCGCCGCCGGCCCGTCGCCGGAAGAGCTGGCAGCGCAGGCCGACGCCGCGCGGCTGGAAGCCGAACGCCGCGAACACGAGCGCCAGCGCGCGCAGTTGAAGGAGGCGCAGGAGCGGCTGCATGCCGAACAGCGCGCGATGGAGCAGGCGCGCGTGGCCGAGGCCGAGGAGCAGCAGCGACAGGCATTGCAACGGCAGATGGAGCTGACGGCGCGGCGCCGCGCCGAGGCACAGGCGGCCGCGCAGAAGCAGCTGCGCGAAGACCAGGCGCGGCGCGAGCTGGAGCGGCAGCGCCGCGCGGAGGCGGAAGCGGCGGCCCAGGCACGCAAGGAACAGCTGCGCCAGCAACTGCTCGCCCGCCGCGAGGCCGATGCCGCCAAGGCCCGCGCCATCGAGGAGGAAAAGCAGCGCAAGGCGGCACTGCTGAAGGCGCAGGCGGCCTACAAGGCCGAGCAGGAGCGCGCGCGCCGCGACCAGGCCGCGCGCAACGCGGCCGAGCTGGCGGCCCTGATGCCGACGGCGGCCAGTCCCGTGGCCGACCCCAGCGGCGTGCTGCGCGACCGCTTCCTCGACGGCACGGCCGTCGGCCCGGACCTGGTGCTGATTCCGACCGGGCGCTTCCAGATGGGCGGCACGGAACACGAGCATGTGGTGGCGCGCAAGGCCGGCGCGCAGGAATCCTGGCTGGCGCGCGAGCTGCCCACGCACTGGGTCGCCATCGAGCGTTCGTTCGCGCTGGGCCGCTACCCTGTCACGGTGGGAGAGTGGCGCCGCTTCGTGCGCGCCACCGCCTGGGAATCGAAGCTGGGCGTGGACCCGCAGGCCCCCGGCTTCGAGCAGGACGACTGGCACCCCGTGGTGAATGTGAGCTGGCACGATGCGCAGGAATATGTGCGCTGGCTGTCGCTGATGACGGGCGCGCTGTACCGACTGCCGAGCGAAGCCGAATGGGAATACGCGTGCCGCGCCGGCAGCCGCACCGCGTTCTCGTTCGGCGACGAGATCGGCACCGAATACGCGAACTACGATGGCCATTTCACCTACGGTGCCGGGGTGCGCGGGGGGTTCCGCGGCGGCACCAGCAAAGTGGGTAGTTTCCAGCCGAACGCCTGGGGCTTGTACGACATGCACGGGAACGTGTGGGAATGGACCGCGGACCCGGCGCACGACAACTACGAAGGCGCGCCGCTGGACGGCAGCGCGTGGGAAGAGGATGGCGACCCGGCCCGGCGCATGGTGCGCGGCGGCGCCTGGCTGTACCAGCCGCGCTACCTGCGCTCGGCCGCGCGCAACGGCTATTCGGCCGTGCTGGCCAACGACGTGGTGGGATTCCGGGTGGCGCGCAAGCTGGGGTGA
- a CDS encoding YdhR family protein: MTIAITAFKLPQPISREEARRIFLSTAPTYQGVPGLFRKHYVLSEDGGTAGGVYLWNSRAEAEALYTDAWRAYVKEKYGTEASVTYFDSPVVVDNLAGRIEADER, encoded by the coding sequence ATGACCATCGCCATCACCGCCTTCAAGCTGCCGCAGCCGATCAGCCGGGAAGAAGCGCGCCGCATCTTCCTGAGCACGGCACCCACCTACCAGGGTGTGCCGGGCCTGTTCAGGAAGCATTACGTGTTGTCCGAAGACGGCGGTACGGCCGGCGGCGTCTACCTGTGGAATTCGCGGGCCGAAGCCGAAGCACTGTACACGGATGCGTGGCGGGCATATGTGAAGGAAAAATATGGCACCGAAGCTTCGGTGACGTATTTCGACAGCCCGGTGGTGGTCGATAACCTGGCGGGCCGGATCGAGGCGGACGAACGGTAG
- a CDS encoding GNAT family protein, which produces MMTMLKGPLCTVRHLLNTDLNTFIALVNDLPSRGDYFSSQFKSPEAMRKEFIQHGFVTDDSELFVVEDQYHHIVGVISHFKSRTPTTREIGYRLFDTELAGRGYTTEALRMVTDHLFRVHTWHRLEVLVAPGNVASVRVAQKCGFVAEGVLRDAFFINGHYQDVQVMSVLRQEWEQRMGQDAERRRHG; this is translated from the coding sequence ATGATGACCATGCTGAAGGGACCTCTCTGCACCGTGCGGCACCTGCTGAACACGGACTTGAACACGTTTATCGCGCTGGTCAACGACCTGCCGTCGCGGGGCGACTATTTTTCCAGCCAGTTCAAGTCACCCGAGGCGATGCGCAAGGAATTCATCCAGCACGGTTTCGTCACGGACGACAGCGAACTGTTCGTGGTGGAAGACCAGTACCACCACATCGTCGGCGTCATCAGCCACTTCAAGAGCCGCACGCCGACCACCCGCGAGATCGGCTACCGCCTGTTCGACACCGAGCTGGCGGGCCGCGGCTACACGACCGAGGCATTGCGCATGGTGACCGACCACCTGTTCCGCGTGCATACCTGGCACCGGCTGGAAGTGCTGGTCGCGCCGGGCAATGTCGCTTCCGTGCGCGTGGCGCAGAAATGCGGCTTCGTCGCGGAAGGCGTGCTGCGCGACGCATTCTTCATCAATGGCCACTACCAGGATGTGCAGGTGATGAGCGTGCTGCGGCAAGAGTGGGAACAACGAATGGGCCAGGATGCGGAGCGGCGGCGGCACGGCTGA
- a CDS encoding pirin family protein gives MNIAHLIKGHDKDLGGGFIVRRYLPSVIKQAVGPFIFFDHFGPLDVPLDANHDVRPHPHIGLATVTYLFEGAMDHRDSIGTFQRIEPGAINWMTAGRGIVHSERAPVDLKGQPHRMHGLQLWAALPKANEEDEPNFSHTPAADIPELTVDGATVRVLIGAAFGQVSPVPTYMETLYLDVVLEQGGELVLHALPAEAAIYPVIGGVEVDGVAVAANAMALLDTASAPRVKATSDARFVVIGGAPLDGHRYMFWNFVSSSKERLARAAEDWEADRFDQVPGETERIPLPNRPKPQGTYL, from the coding sequence ATGAACATCGCGCACCTGATCAAGGGCCACGACAAGGACCTGGGCGGCGGCTTCATCGTGCGCCGCTACCTGCCTTCCGTGATCAAGCAGGCAGTTGGACCGTTCATCTTCTTCGACCACTTCGGCCCCCTCGACGTGCCGCTCGACGCGAACCACGACGTGCGCCCGCATCCGCACATCGGACTGGCCACGGTCACGTACCTGTTCGAGGGCGCGATGGACCACCGCGACAGCATCGGCACCTTCCAGCGCATCGAACCGGGCGCCATCAACTGGATGACGGCCGGCCGCGGCATCGTCCACTCCGAGCGCGCGCCGGTGGACCTGAAAGGCCAGCCGCACCGCATGCACGGCTTGCAGTTGTGGGCGGCGCTGCCCAAGGCCAACGAGGAAGACGAGCCGAACTTCTCGCACACGCCCGCCGCCGACATCCCCGAGCTGACCGTCGATGGCGCGACGGTGCGCGTGCTGATCGGCGCCGCGTTCGGCCAGGTGTCGCCGGTGCCGACCTATATGGAAACGCTGTACCTGGACGTGGTGCTGGAGCAGGGCGGTGAACTGGTGCTGCATGCGCTGCCTGCCGAGGCGGCGATCTATCCGGTCATCGGCGGCGTGGAGGTCGATGGCGTGGCCGTGGCCGCGAATGCGATGGCGCTGCTCGACACGGCGAGCGCGCCGCGCGTGAAGGCAACGTCCGACGCGCGCTTCGTCGTCATCGGCGGCGCGCCGCTGGACGGGCACCGCTACATGTTCTGGAATTTCGTGTCGTCGTCGAAAGAGCGGCTGGCTCGGGCCGCGGAGGACTGGGAAGCAGACCGCTTCGACCAGGTGCCCGGCGAGACGGAGCGCATTCCCCTGCCGAACAGGCCGAAGCCGCAGGGTACTTACCTGTAG
- a CDS encoding protein kinase, with the protein MPARETTIALGKGHYQLRERIGGSVYGTIWRAAAPAGMPDVALKLVNAEQMERAQPGQRERWIDSACNEIAFLEALRPWDGRHIVRLVDSGWHDGLPVLALELMGGDLGRHVARRRAQDDAPDVRQVLDWISQLNGALAKVHQYGWRYLDLKPANVLVDAATGTVKLADFGTNRLLAAAQAHTYCGTANWQAPEQFFPAAGGGYATGRHSDYFALGALYFFLVTGSSLRWCAACGDAYREHLADGARVMLERGPLQPVLADDEAATFAASLPAAAREPALRLLTALLAREPGERPRNALHISRMLDTVRIALGGRAAIVRGCAAALEGRA; encoded by the coding sequence ATGCCGGCACGCGAGACCACCATCGCCCTCGGAAAGGGCCATTACCAATTGCGGGAGCGGATCGGCGGGTCCGTGTACGGCACCATCTGGCGTGCCGCGGCACCGGCGGGCATGCCCGACGTGGCGTTGAAGCTCGTGAACGCGGAGCAGATGGAACGCGCGCAGCCGGGGCAGCGCGAGCGCTGGATCGACAGCGCGTGCAACGAGATCGCTTTCCTGGAAGCGCTGCGGCCATGGGACGGCCGCCACATCGTGCGCCTCGTCGACAGCGGCTGGCACGATGGCCTGCCGGTACTGGCGCTGGAGCTGATGGGTGGGGATCTCGGCCGCCATGTGGCCCGCCGCCGCGCCCAGGACGACGCACCGGACGTGCGCCAGGTACTGGACTGGATAAGCCAATTGAACGGCGCGCTGGCCAAGGTGCACCAGTATGGCTGGCGCTACCTGGACCTGAAGCCGGCCAATGTGCTGGTCGATGCCGCCACCGGCACCGTGAAGCTGGCGGATTTCGGCACCAACCGCCTGCTGGCGGCGGCGCAGGCGCACACGTATTGCGGGACGGCGAACTGGCAGGCGCCCGAACAGTTCTTCCCTGCCGCGGGCGGCGGCTATGCCACGGGCCGCCACAGCGATTATTTCGCGCTGGGGGCGCTGTACTTCTTCCTCGTCACCGGCTCTTCGCTGCGCTGGTGCGCCGCCTGTGGCGATGCCTACCGCGAGCACCTGGCTGATGGCGCCCGGGTCATGCTGGAACGCGGGCCGCTCCAGCCTGTTCTGGCCGACGATGAGGCGGCCACCTTCGCCGCCAGTCTTCCTGCCGCCGCGCGCGAGCCGGCGCTGCGGCTATTGACGGCCCTGCTGGCCAGGGAACCGGGCGAGCGGCCTCGCAACGCGCTGCACATCAGCCGCATGCTGGACACGGTGCGCATCGCCCTCGGTGGCCGCGCCGCCATCGTGCGCGGCTGCGCCGCGGCGCTGGAAGGCCGGGCATGA
- a CDS encoding glycine zipper domain-containing protein, with protein sequence MLSKKIFGVVLLGAAITTSSAALAAGDRAFNTAAGAVVGAAIGSQTGNGTTGTVVGGVVGGLVGNALSSRDRDRHDHHDHYYPRQRVYAQPQPVYYEAPRYVRPQRVYVERRVVHEYRGHPGRGHGRGHHKHHHHHD encoded by the coding sequence ATGTTGAGCAAGAAAATCTTCGGTGTCGTGCTGCTGGGTGCAGCGATCACCACGTCTTCCGCCGCCCTTGCCGCCGGCGACCGTGCCTTCAACACCGCCGCCGGCGCCGTGGTTGGCGCCGCCATCGGCAGCCAGACCGGCAACGGCACCACGGGTACCGTGGTGGGTGGCGTGGTCGGCGGCCTGGTCGGCAATGCGCTCAGTTCCAGGGACCGCGACCGCCACGATCACCACGACCACTATTACCCGCGCCAGCGCGTGTATGCGCAGCCGCAGCCCGTGTACTACGAGGCGCCGCGCTATGTGCGTCCCCAGCGCGTGTACGTGGAGCGCCGCGTGGTGCACGAATACCGCGGCCATCCGGGCCGCGGCCATGGCCGGGGCCACCACAAGCATCACCACCACCACGACTGA
- a CDS encoding OsmC family protein, which translates to MPITVRRDATQPMRHLVHVRNHLIPADVSGEEGGADAGPSPHDLYDAALSSCKALTVLWYARRKNIPVEDIQVTTARDDSEERKGVYRLAVTLHLTGDLSEAQRAELLSVAEKCPVHKLMTSVTTEVTTHLE; encoded by the coding sequence ATGCCGATCACCGTCCGCCGCGATGCCACCCAACCGATGCGCCACCTCGTCCACGTGCGCAACCACCTGATTCCCGCCGACGTGTCGGGCGAGGAGGGCGGCGCGGACGCGGGGCCGTCGCCGCACGACCTGTACGATGCGGCCCTGTCTTCCTGCAAGGCGCTGACCGTGCTGTGGTATGCCAGGCGCAAGAACATTCCGGTGGAGGATATCCAGGTGACGACCGCGCGCGACGACAGCGAGGAGCGCAAGGGTGTCTACCGCCTGGCCGTCACGCTGCACCTGACGGGCGACCTGTCCGAAGCGCAGCGTGCCGAGCTGCTGTCGGTGGCCGAGAAGTGCCCGGTCCACAAGCTGATGACGAGCGTGACCACCGAAGTCACGACGCACCTGGAGTAG